Proteins encoded together in one Solanum lycopersicum chromosome 7, SLM_r2.1 window:
- the LOC138337149 gene encoding nuclear transcription factor Y subunit B-2-like — translation MDYAPTSGVNNMTNVNTGVDQLAQRLLEVQLPMASVTRIMRGILPTNAKINDESKESMQKLVSYYINRITKKAMERMERRKTVTAEDILWAMINMGLTIHAALLAQYLNRYREYNPVSYYNVRKPNCELNVNPLAASHPNEPVPGYPNPYFPPNMLFYDPVTTALVTSRDFEMAVGNDGSPSEASTSTVMPAYPFGQLG, via the exons GTGTAAACAACATGACCAACGTCAACACAGGGGTGGATCAGCTAGCTCAACGCCTGTTGGAAGTGCAACTCCCGATGGCGAGCGTGACGAGAATCATGCGCGGTATCCTTCCAACGAACGCGAAAATCAACGATGAATCGAAAGAGTCTATGCAAAAATTAGTGAGTTACTATATCAATCGTATCACAAAAAAGGCTATGGAACGTATGGAGAGACGAAAGACTGTGACAGCTGAGGATATTCTTTGGGCCATGATCAATATGGGCCTGACTATCCATGCTGCGCTTTTAGCCCAATACCTCAACAGGTATCGTGAATATAATCCAGTGAGTTATTACAACGTGCGCAAGCCCAATTGTGAATTAAATGTCAATCCACTCGCTGCATCCCATCCTAATGAACCCGTCCCGGGTTATCCAAACCCGTATTTCCCACCAAACATGCTGTTTTATGATCCTGTTACTACTGCCCTGGTAACTTCCAG GGACTTTGAGATGGCCGTGGGGAATGATGGTAGTCCTTCTGAGGCTTCTACTTCAACTGTTATGCCTGCTTATCCATTTGGACAGTTGGGGTAG